In the genome of Pelagibacterium nitratireducens, one region contains:
- the proB gene encoding glutamate 5-kinase, with protein sequence MQSQPLDTQDALAGYRRLVIKIGSALLVDDKSGKLRTEWLSALASDIAALKAEGRDVVIVSSGAIALGRRILGLPGKALPLDQSQAAASAGQIALSQAWASHLNAHDITTGQILLTPNITEERRYFLNARTTINTLLGLGAVPIINENDSVATFEIRYGDNDRLSARVATMIEADMLVLLSDIDGLYTAPPAQNPDARHIPHVTEITPEIEAMAGGAASHLSRGGMTTKLGAGKITANAGTAMIIALGTRLHPLRALIEGGRHTLFAPATNTTAARKRWIMGTLEVTGQITIDDGAVRALKSGRSLLPIGVVKLRGDFVRGDVVAIHDLEGREVARGLVGLDRDSADLVIGKKSEMIKDMLGPSTRTELVHRDNLVLLSQ encoded by the coding sequence ATGCAGTCCCAGCCTCTCGATACGCAAGACGCATTGGCAGGATACAGGCGGCTGGTCATCAAGATCGGCTCTGCCCTGCTCGTCGATGACAAATCGGGAAAATTGCGCACCGAATGGCTTTCGGCCCTGGCCAGTGACATTGCCGCACTCAAGGCCGAAGGGCGCGACGTGGTCATCGTATCCTCGGGCGCCATCGCCCTGGGCCGCCGCATTCTGGGCCTGCCTGGCAAGGCCCTGCCGCTCGATCAGAGCCAGGCAGCGGCGAGCGCGGGCCAGATTGCCCTGTCCCAGGCCTGGGCAAGCCATCTGAACGCACACGACATCACCACGGGCCAGATTCTGCTCACACCCAATATCACCGAGGAGCGGCGCTATTTCCTCAATGCCCGCACCACGATCAACACCCTTCTGGGGCTGGGTGCCGTTCCGATCATCAACGAGAACGACTCGGTTGCGACCTTCGAAATCCGCTATGGTGACAACGACCGGCTTTCGGCCCGCGTCGCCACGATGATCGAAGCCGATATGCTCGTCCTGCTCTCCGATATCGACGGTCTCTACACGGCACCTCCGGCGCAAAACCCCGATGCGCGTCATATCCCCCATGTCACCGAAATCACCCCCGAGATCGAGGCGATGGCCGGTGGTGCGGCAAGCCACCTCTCGCGCGGCGGCATGACCACGAAACTGGGTGCAGGCAAGATCACAGCGAACGCGGGAACCGCAATGATCATCGCACTCGGAACCCGACTGCATCCGTTGCGCGCTCTTATCGAAGGCGGCCGGCACACACTCTTTGCTCCCGCGACCAACACCACGGCGGCACGCAAGCGCTGGATCATGGGAACGCTCGAAGTGACCGGACAGATCACCATCGATGACGGCGCCGTGCGGGCGCTCAAATCGGGGCGCTCCTTGTTGCCCATCGGTGTCGTCAAACTGCGCGGCGATTTCGTGCGCGGCGATGTCGTGGCGATCCACGATCTTGAAGGTCGCGAGGTTGCCCGTGGCCTGGTCGGCCTCGACCGAGACTCGGCCGATCTGGTGATCGGCAAGAAAAGCGAAATGATCAAGGATATGCTCGGTCCCTCGACACGCACCGAACTTGTGCATCGCGACAATCTCGTGCTTTTGAGCCAATAA